TACTGCCTCTGCTCCTTTTCCACCGCGAAGCGCCGCTTGGGCGTACATTGCACAAGCTGAGCCAGGGGGGCAACGCGGTCTGAATCAGGCGCTTTGCCTTGGCAAGAACAGTGTTGCCGTGCTGCTCAGGGCAGGCATAAAGAGGACGGGAGCTGGTCTGGCGGAAGGATAGTGGGTGAGAAGGCGCTGGTCTGCTCTGATTTGGGCTGATTCTGGCAGATATGCGGCGATCAAAAATACAGCCAAAAAATCATGATCCTGATGTGCGAGTTCACGTCAGGATCTTTTTTGCTCAGTCAGTTGCGCATGGCGGCAAAGGCCCACCACCATGCAGCGGCGCAGATCAGGGCCGTGAGCGCCCCCGCCATCCATTGGTTCAACCTCTTACGGCAGTTCCGCACCTGACAGGCTTCAAGCGCGCCCAGCGCCAGCCCACAGCCAAGCCCGGCAAGATGCGCGGCATAGTCGGTATTTTCACCTTCAGTGCCGAGCATGGCCAGCAAGGCGGCTCCGGCAGCCACTGGCAGCATGGCCTTGCGTTTGCCTTGTTGCTGGCAGGCCATGTAGCCGGAAATAACCCCAATGCTGGCAAACAGCGCCGTGGAAAATCCCATGCTCAAAACCGGGTGGGGTCGCAACAGCACGGTCAGGGCATTGCCCAGCGCGCCTCCCAGCAGCGTGAGCCACAAGGCTCTGCCAACGCCGGTCATACGGGCCAGCAGGGTCATAAATATAGCCCCAAAGGCCATGTTGCCGCAAAGGTGGGTAAGGCTGGCATGAAGGGTAAGGGCGGTGACGGTTCTGTACCATTCGTTGAAAACGCGAACCCGCACGGCGTCAAGAATGCCCGCGCTGCTCCACATGTCTGGCGGTGGCAGTACTGCGGGGACAGGCCACCAGCCCACGCGCCAGCCGTGCCAGAGAATGAGCGGCAGCAGCGCCAGTATTGTCATGTAGGCATGAGGAAAAACCCGCAGCGGCAGAGGCTGGGCAACTGGTGCGGCGTTCTCGCGTACAAAGTCCCCCAGTTCCATGAGGGCAATGTTTTCAAACAGCGCGGGCACATAAATGTATTCCCTGCCGTTCATCGGGACGGTCTGGTGCGGGATATTGCAGGCATTGAGCACAAGCAGCCATTCACGAAAGCGTGCGTAGCCCGTGGTGCCTTGCAGGCTGGCAACCGGGCGCCAGTCGAGAGGCAGGCTGTTGGGCCTGCGGCGGGCGCGCCAGTGGCGCGAAAAGGCAAAAATTTTCGGTGGAATTGTGCGCATATGCAAAAAAGCCCCGGCAGAAACCTGTCGGGGCTGAAAGCTGCAAAAGAAGGTCAGTTAGGCCTGCTTACGCACCGTGGGCTTAACAACAACGCCAGAGCGAAGGCAACGGGTGCAGACGGAAAGGGTCCGCACGCTGCCGTCGGGGAACTGGTGACGCACGCGCTGCAAATTGGGATTGAAGCGACGCTTGGTCTTAATGTTGGAGTGGCTCACAAGATTGCCGACCTGGGGCTTTTTGCCGCAAAAGATGCATTCCTTGCTCATACATTCCTCCGTATATGCAAAAAAATAGTTCAATTCAAATGCGGCAAGAACAAAGCCCGCGCCGAAAAATGACAGCGTTGCATGTGGGCATAACCGCGCGAAAAGGTCATATAGCTCATGCAGCATGGAAAGGCAAGAAATTTTCTCAAAAAAAGGCGACTGCGCTTCAAGTGCGGGCTTGCCAGCCCGTCATTGAGCTGGAAAGACTTTAACACTCTGGAACAACGCAATTTTTCAAGCCAATCCGCAGGAGCAGGCTACTGTGCAATTCAGAAGTAATCCCGGTGAGTACGCGCCCAGTCAGACGCGTCAAGCTCTCGCGGCTTTTTTACTTCGTCCTTGTGCCCAATGGCCACGAGGCAAAGTACGCCATAATGACCGGGAATGCCAAGTGTTTTTCTCACTTCAGCCTCGGCGGAAGCTGCGCCGTTGGTGCGCAGGCGCATCTGCACCCATGTGGAGCCAAGGCCCAGACGCTCCACTTCCAGTTGCACCAGAATGGCAACAATGGAGGCATTTTCAACCCATACGTCCGATTTGTCAGTATCGGCCACCACCGCCAGTACCAGAGGGGCAGTGCGCAGGGGCATGGTGCCGGAATCGCGGCAATCTGCCAGCGCGGCAATAACAGCCTTGTCGCGTACGGCCACCAGCTCCACAGGGCGGGTATCCTTGGATGAAGGGGCCAACAGGCCGGCCATAAGCAGTTTTTCCAGATGTTCATCGCTCACGGCTTGATCGGTGAATTTGCGTATGCTGCGGCGGTTGCTCAACAGTTCCAGCATGACTTTATCCTTTTGTGGCAGGTGCGGCATGGCGCCGCCGGCTGAAAAAAAAGCACGGGCGGCGGGCGCGGATATCCAATGGAAAAGGGGGCCTTGTGGCCCCCTGTAGCATTACATTCTTACTGAAACCGGCTGCTTGCCCTGTTCGCCCCCGGCGCCGATGGAGGGAGCTTTGGAGGTTGCCATTATGTATATTTCGTGCGGGTCAAGAATCAGGATGACCGAACCATCGCCCATGATGGTTGCGCCCGAAATACCCTTGAGATCGCCAAGGTATGCGCCAAGGGGTTTGATAACGATTTCCTGCCGTTCCAGAAGCCGATCGACCACAAGGCCCAGACGGCGGTCGTTGTCGTGGATGACAACCACGGAAAGCACATCTGGCAGAGGATCAGTGCGGGGCAGGCCCAGCATTTCTGAAAGCTCCACAACACCAAGCACTTCACCGCGCAGGGTTACGGCCTTGCGACCCTTCACATCCGTGAGGCGTTCGGCTTCAATCTTGGTGGTTTCAGAGACAGCATCAAGGGGGATGGCGTACATCTGTCCGGAAACATTGACCATAAGCGCATCAATGATAGCCAGGGTCAGGGGCAGACTCAAGGTGAAGCGCGTTCCCTTGCCAACCTCTGAATACGTGCTGACGCTGCCCTTGAGGTTCTTGATGTTGGTGCGCACCACGTCCATACCCACGCCACGGCCTGAAATATCAGTGATTTTTTCAGCCGAGGAGAAACCGGGGGCAAAGATAAGCTCCAGCGATTCGCGGTCATCAAGTTGTGCGGCTTCCTCAGGGGTGATGACGCCCTTGCGGATGGCAACTTCGCGCATTTTTGCGGGGTCAATGCCCTTGCCGTCGTCTTCGATTTCAATGGCGACAGAGTTGCCCTTGTGGAAGGCGCGCAATACGACCTTGCCCTTGGCGGGCTTGCCCGCAGCGAGGCGCTGGTCTTCTGGCTCAATACCGTGGTCAACAGAGTTACGGATAAGGTGGACAAGCGGATCGCCGATGACTTCAACAACGCTCTTGTCCAGTTCTGTTTCTTCACCTTCCATGACCAGATCCACTTCCTTGCCGCTTTTGCGCGAAAGGTCGCGCACCAGCCGGGGGAAGCGGGAAAAGACCGAAGAAACCGGCACCATGCGCACCTTCATGATGGTGTCTTGCAGATCGTCAGAAATGCGCGCCATGGCGTAGGTGGTTTCAGAAAGGCTCTGGGCGACCTGAGAAATATCCACGTCATGCCCGGTGTCTTCAAGCGAACGGGCGATGAGGGTGTACCTGTTACGGTTGATGATGAGTTCGCCAATAAGATTCATCAGGTGATCAAGGCGTTCATGGTCAACTCGGATGGTGGACGAACCCTTGTGGTTCTCGGCAGCCGGGGCCGCAGCTTGCGCCGCAGGCTTTGCCGCAGCCGGAGCCGCTGGTTTGGCTGGTGCCGCAGGCTTGGCAGGTGCAGCGGGCTTGGCAGCTTGCGCCGCAGGTTTTGCGGGCGCAGCGGGCTTTGCCGCCGCAGGGGCGGCGGGTTTGGCAGGTTCGGCGGCGGGCTTGGGTGCCGGGGCCTCCTGCTTTGGGGCAGCCGGAGCCGCCGCAGGCGCGCTCTGTTCTGCTGTGCTGGCCGGGGCGGCCTGTTCTTTTTCGATCTTGGGTTCGGCTTCAGATGCAGCAGGCTTTTCGTCCGCTGGTGAGGCCGGGCTGGGAGCCGCAGCAGGCGCAGCAGCCGAGGGGGCGGCCTTGGCCGGGCCGTCCAGCGCAAGCTGGACCATGTCCTTGATGATGGAAACTTCCTGATCCAGCAGGTCAACCATCAATTCAAAATCAATACCGCTGATGCGCCCCTGGTCCACTATGCCAGCCGTGCGCTCAGCGTAAACCTTGATGTCTTCAAATTCCATGAAGGCGCAGGCGTTCTTGACCGCAATCAGGCAGCGGTACAGGGCATCAATGGAATCTTTGTGGCTGCCGTCTTTC
This portion of the Desulfovibrio sp. UIB00 genome encodes:
- a CDS encoding rhomboid family intramembrane serine protease yields the protein MRTIPPKIFAFSRHWRARRRPNSLPLDWRPVASLQGTTGYARFREWLLVLNACNIPHQTVPMNGREYIYVPALFENIALMELGDFVRENAAPVAQPLPLRVFPHAYMTILALLPLILWHGWRVGWWPVPAVLPPPDMWSSAGILDAVRVRVFNEWYRTVTALTLHASLTHLCGNMAFGAIFMTLLARMTGVGRALWLTLLGGALGNALTVLLRPHPVLSMGFSTALFASIGVISGYMACQQQGKRKAMLPVAAGAALLAMLGTEGENTDYAAHLAGLGCGLALGALEACQVRNCRKRLNQWMAGALTALICAAAWWWAFAAMRN
- the rpmB gene encoding 50S ribosomal protein L28, whose amino-acid sequence is MSKECIFCGKKPQVGNLVSHSNIKTKRRFNPNLQRVRHQFPDGSVRTLSVCTRCLRSGVVVKPTVRKQA
- a CDS encoding nitroreductase family protein: MPHLPQKDKVMLELLSNRRSIRKFTDQAVSDEHLEKLLMAGLLAPSSKDTRPVELVAVRDKAVIAALADCRDSGTMPLRTAPLVLAVVADTDKSDVWVENASIVAILVQLEVERLGLGSTWVQMRLRTNGAASAEAEVRKTLGIPGHYGVLCLVAIGHKDEVKKPRELDASDWARTHRDYF
- a CDS encoding chemotaxis protein CheA, with translation MSQEFFDPELFADFIAEAKEHLETIEPNLLELEKAPDNLALLNDIFRPMHSLKGASGFLGLNRINQLAHKSENILDELRKGTMVVTSEIMDVILASTDALRQMIDNLESTNAEGEVEIGHIMAQIDAIMAGETAPQPVAAEPEAEPQPEEEIVEPASVVEDPAISDELPTADEAAETYSESSNDDAAATAGDEAEFTAMSGKDWVQTLPDLPTYTLTAFGEGHLKDFIDESNDTIENLTSSLLDLEENPVGRDELVNDIFRFFHNMKGNSGIIGYSELNSLTHEAETLLNNVRQGKITPTHELIDLLLLVVDVLEALVQRINIEAGSATPFNISPVVKQLQEAQTGGPISLPQELLDAQASQNGNGSHEADESQENAEQEGSEQEAPAAAESHAPVEVVTPTFFAVGAENDDTEAFRVTVRQQFEIIHAALETLKKDGSHKDSIDALYRCLIAVKNACAFMEFEDIKVYAERTAGIVDQGRISGIDFELMVDLLDQEVSIIKDMVQLALDGPAKAAPSAAAPAAAPSPASPADEKPAASEAEPKIEKEQAAPASTAEQSAPAAAPAAPKQEAPAPKPAAEPAKPAAPAAAKPAAPAKPAAQAAKPAAPAKPAAPAKPAAPAAAKPAAQAAAPAAENHKGSSTIRVDHERLDHLMNLIGELIINRNRYTLIARSLEDTGHDVDISQVAQSLSETTYAMARISDDLQDTIMKVRMVPVSSVFSRFPRLVRDLSRKSGKEVDLVMEGEETELDKSVVEVIGDPLVHLIRNSVDHGIEPEDQRLAAGKPAKGKVVLRAFHKGNSVAIEIEDDGKGIDPAKMREVAIRKGVITPEEAAQLDDRESLELIFAPGFSSAEKITDISGRGVGMDVVRTNIKNLKGSVSTYSEVGKGTRFTLSLPLTLAIIDALMVNVSGQMYAIPLDAVSETTKIEAERLTDVKGRKAVTLRGEVLGVVELSEMLGLPRTDPLPDVLSVVVIHDNDRRLGLVVDRLLERQEIVIKPLGAYLGDLKGISGATIMGDGSVILILDPHEIYIMATSKAPSIGAGGEQGKQPVSVRM